A window of Arcobacter acticola genomic DNA:
TAAGGTTTAATATGTACAGATTTTTTATTAGTTTAATATTTTGTTTATTATTTGTTCAAAATACATTTTCTTCTGAAATAGAAGCAATAAGTAACAATACAAAACAAAATATCGACAACCTTTCTTTACAATTAAAATATCTAGTTCAAGACCATCAAGATAATAAAAAAGAGATAAATAACATTTTAAATCTTTATTATCAACATCACGAAAAAATTCAAGCTTTTGAGATTGTTTATAAAAATAAATATATTTATAGCTCATATAAAAATGATTCTACAATTATTATTAATGATGATTCTCTTTTTTTTGATATAAAAGAAAATTTAGAAACTTATGAAAAAGATATTTTGGACAATAAAAACAATTCTCTAGGAAAACTAATAGTATATTTCAAAAAAGAAATTGACTTTACTCCTGAAGAATTAGCTTATTTAAAAAATAAAAAGATTATAAGAATTCAAAATGACTCAGATTTAGCTCCTTATAATTTTAATGAAAATGCAATTGCAAAAGGTTATTCTATAGATTATATGAATTTAATTGCAAATAAATTAGCAATACAAGTAGACTACCAAAATGTTATTTGGAATGAAGCTATGAATATGCTTGAAAATAATCAATTAGATCTAATGGTTAATGTATTAAAATCAAAAGAAAGAGAAGATAGATTTTTATTTTCTGATATACCTTACAGATTATCCACTGTAGCTATGGTTTCTAGAATATCAGAAAAAGAGTATAACTCTTTTTCTGAACTAGATGGGAAAACAATAGCTTTAGTAAAGGGCTATTATACTTATGAGAAAGTAAAAAGAGATTTTCCTAAGATTAATATATATTCTACTAATAACTCTTTAGAAACAATAACTGCCGTCTCGTTAAAAAAAGCAGATCTTACATATGGAATAAGGGATGTTTTAGAATATAACATTAATAAAAATTTTATTTCCAATCTTAAAATTACAGAAAGTATTGAGAATGAAAATAATTTTGGTTTTTATTTTGCTTATAATAAAGAAAATAGTGTTTTAAAATCAATTATTTCAAAAGCTGAAAAATTAATATCAAAAAATGAAATTGAAAAATTAAATAATAAATGGTTTAATAAACTTCAATCATTAGAAAATAATAGTAAAAATTTCTTATTTACTCAAGAAGAAATATCTTATTTAGGAAAAAAGAAAAATATCACCATGTGTGTTGATCCTAACTTTTTACCATATGAAGAAATTACAGAAAAAGGGAATTACAGTGGAATAATCTCAGATATAATTAATCAATTAAATAAAAATACCAATATTAAATTTCAACTAAATATCACTACTTCTTGGGAAGAATCATATGAACTTGTAAAAAATAAAAGATGTGATATATTACCTTTTACCCTCCAAACAAAAAGTAGAGAAGAGTATTTTAACTTCACTCAACCCTACTTAAATTTCCCAATAGTAATAGCTACAAAAGATAGTGAATCTTTTATTAATTCATTAAAAGAAATTCAAAATAAAAAAATAGCTTTAATTAAAAATTTTGCTTTAATTGAAATAATTAAATATTCATATCCTAATATTCAAATAATAGAAGTTAGAAATGCAAAAGAAGGACTAGAAAAAGCAAGTTCTAAAGATGCTTATGCATATATTGACTCTATGCCAACAGTAGCATATATAAAACAAAAATATAATATTCAAGATATTAAAATTAGTGGGAAAATATCAGATGAATTTTTAGTTAGAATTGCTGTAAGAAATGATGAAATGATTCTACAAAACATATTAAATAAAGCTATAAATTCGTTAAAAGAGGAAGATAAAGAAAGAATAGTTAATAAGTGGCTTACCCTTGTAAAAGAAAAGCAATTTAACACAAAGGTCTTTATTCAAATTGTTATCTTGATTATTATAATTTTTGTATCAATAATAACTGCTTTAATATATCGTTCAAATATAAAATTGAATGCTTTAAATAAAGAGCTAAGAAAATTATCTCAAACAGATAAACTAACCTCACTTTATAACAGAGTAAAATTAGATTTTATTTTAGAAAAAGAGATCAAATTTTCACAAAGATACAACTCAGCTTTAACATTAGCAATTGTAGATATAGATTTATTTAAAAATATAAATGATACTTATGGACATACAATTGGTGATATTATTTTAAAAGAGTTTGCAAATATTTTATCAAAAAACATTAGAGAAACTGACTATGTTGGAAGATGGGGTGGTGAAGAATTTTTACTAATTTTCACCCATACCCAAAGCCAAAATGCTCAAATAATTGCAGAAAACTTAAGAAAAATCATAGAACAATATGATTTTTCTAATAAAATAAAATTAACTGCAAGTTTTGGTATATATGAATGTAAAGATCAAAATCCTACTAAATGTTTATCAAAAGCAGATAAGGCATTATATGAAGCAAAAAATTCAAGTAGAAATTGCGTAAGAGTTTTCATTGATAAACAAAATTAATAGTTTGAGGCTTTTACTACATTTACAAAAAGTTTTATAATTTCATTTGAATAATTACTTTGTTTTACTTTTTTTAATAATCTATTTTTTTCTTCGTCATTGTTTTTTAATACCTCTTTTATATATCCTCTCATCACATTTTCATCATATTCAGGATGAAACTGAACTCCCCAAGCATTTTCACCGACTCTAAAAGCATGATTTTGCTCATGATTATTTGAAGCTAGTAAAACTGCATTTTTAGGTAAAGATATTGCACTTTGAGAATGAACAACATGAACATCAAAAGAAGAAGGCAAATATTTAAAAATATCATCACTAAGAGCTTCTTTTGAAACAGATATATTAACAGTTCCTAATTCTATTCCTTTTGGATGATAATCAACCTTTGCCCCTAAACTTTTAGCTAAAAGTTGATGTCCATAACAAATTCCTAAAAATGGAATTTTTGCAAGAATAACTTCTTTTATAAATATTTCTAACTTTAAACTCCAAGGAAGTTCTTGAGTAACCATGGCATGTGAGCCTGTAATTATTACACCCAAACAATCATTTAAAGATGGTATTTCTTCATTATTTTGAATATCAATAATTTTAATATTTTCATAATTTATATATTTTAAAATCCAATCTTCAAAATCAACATGTTCACTAATAATAGTGTCAAAAGTTTTTCCAGCTTTTATAATAAATAGTTTTTTCATAAATTACCTTTGAATTATATAAGGTATATTAACAGTAAAATAATTTATTGTTAATTCTATATTGTAGATTATTTATACAAATATTGAAGAAAAAAATAGCTTAATCAAAATTTATAATTAAGCTTTTTTTATTTTAAGCAAGCGGGTCTTCACCTGTTTCCCAAGAGGCTAAATATTTTTCAACTAAATGAAAATCTTCACCTTTGTGTTCCGTAAAAGTGATATACTGATTTTTTTGATTTATTCCAAAATTCTCTTTTACAATCTCCATATATGCAAGAGCTAACTCTCGTCTTTTTTCAATTGTTCTGCCCTCTCTAATATCAAGGTTCATTAAACAAATATCATCAGTAAAAGAGGCTCTTCCAATTGTTAAAGAGTATTTATCATACTCTCTAATTGATATTGCAATATGATCAACTCCAGTATCCATAATCTCACTAAAAGTTTTTCTTATTTCATTTACAAACTCTTCTTTTGAATCATCTGATACTTTTTTATTTATTTCAAACTGTAAATGTGGCATGCATTATCCTTTTTATTTTTTAAACAACTGATATATCGAAGAAAAATCTTCTTCCCCTTTACCCATCATTTTCATTTTAGAAAACAGCTCCTTAGGAATTGCTGCACTATAAAGTGGTAATTTCAAATTATATGCTAAATCTTGTAATAAATGCAAATCTTTATTTATTGCATTATTTGAAAAATGTGCAGAAAAATCTTCATCAATTAGTTTTTGTGTTTTTGCTTTTAAAACAAGAGATTGTCCGCCACCAACACCTAAGATTTGTAAAGCCTTAGCTTTTGGAATTTCACAATTTTCAGCTAATGCAGTACATTCAGCAAGGGTAGCCATAAATGAACCTAAGCATAAATTATTTATAAGTTTCATTTTTGTAGCACTTGAAGGTGCCTCTAAGTGAAATATTTCTACAGCAATTTTTTCTAAAATTGGTTTTACATTTTCAAATACTTCTGTTTTTCCAGAACTTACAACCGTTAATGCTCCACTTAATGCAGGTGCAACACTTCCAAATACTGGATTTTCAAGATAATTTGCACCAATATCATTTACCATTTTATGAAATTTTAAAACATCTTCATAATGATTTGTAGTTAAATCAATAATTGTTTTACCTTTTAACTCATCACATAATATTCCATTTTCACCACTTAAAATATTTTCAACCGCAGGTGAATCAAATAGACATAAAAAAATAACATCACACTCTTTTAAAATATCTTTTGGAGTATTTACTATTTTGTACGGTAAATCTTTGATTTTATCTTTGTTTCTATTATAAACAATTAGTTCATCCCCAAGTGATGATAGTCTAGAACAAATTGCAGTTCCCAGATTTCCAAGTCCTATAAATCCTATTTTCATAAGTTCTCCTATATTTTATTTATATTTATAGAAGTATTATAAGTGCTTAATATTAAAAAAAGATGATATTTAATAAGAAAGTTTAAATTTGTAGTTTAAAAAGAAAAATAGATGAGAAAAACTCATCTATTTTAAAAGAATTATTTCTTGAAGTCAGCAATAATATTAGCTTTTAATTTAGGAATTGTAAATCCAAATTCTTCAAATAAATCATTAGCAGGTCCGCTAGCTCCAAATGTATCCATTCCAAATACTTTATGTGCAAATCTATAATACTCTAAACCTCGAGCAGCTTCAACAGCATATACTCTTGTATTTTTATCAATAATTTGAGCGATATAAGACTCATCTTGCTCTAATAATAGATCAAAAC
This region includes:
- a CDS encoding transporter substrate-binding domain-containing diguanylate cyclase, whose protein sequence is MYRFFISLIFCLLFVQNTFSSEIEAISNNTKQNIDNLSLQLKYLVQDHQDNKKEINNILNLYYQHHEKIQAFEIVYKNKYIYSSYKNDSTIIINDDSLFFDIKENLETYEKDILDNKNNSLGKLIVYFKKEIDFTPEELAYLKNKKIIRIQNDSDLAPYNFNENAIAKGYSIDYMNLIANKLAIQVDYQNVIWNEAMNMLENNQLDLMVNVLKSKEREDRFLFSDIPYRLSTVAMVSRISEKEYNSFSELDGKTIALVKGYYTYEKVKRDFPKINIYSTNNSLETITAVSLKKADLTYGIRDVLEYNINKNFISNLKITESIENENNFGFYFAYNKENSVLKSIISKAEKLISKNEIEKLNNKWFNKLQSLENNSKNFLFTQEEISYLGKKKNITMCVDPNFLPYEEITEKGNYSGIISDIINQLNKNTNIKFQLNITTSWEESYELVKNKRCDILPFTLQTKSREEYFNFTQPYLNFPIVIATKDSESFINSLKEIQNKKIALIKNFALIEIIKYSYPNIQIIEVRNAKEGLEKASSKDAYAYIDSMPTVAYIKQKYNIQDIKISGKISDEFLVRIAVRNDEMILQNILNKAINSLKEEDKERIVNKWLTLVKEKQFNTKVFIQIVILIIIIFVSIITALIYRSNIKLNALNKELRKLSQTDKLTSLYNRVKLDFILEKEIKFSQRYNSALTLAIVDIDLFKNINDTYGHTIGDIILKEFANILSKNIRETDYVGRWGGEEFLLIFTHTQSQNAQIIAENLRKIIEQYDFSNKIKLTASFGIYECKDQNPTKCLSKADKALYEAKNSSRNCVRVFIDKQN
- a CDS encoding glutamine amidotransferase, which encodes MKKLFIIKAGKTFDTIISEHVDFEDWILKYINYENIKIIDIQNNEEIPSLNDCLGVIITGSHAMVTQELPWSLKLEIFIKEVILAKIPFLGICYGHQLLAKSLGAKVDYHPKGIELGTVNISVSKEALSDDIFKYLPSSFDVHVVHSQSAISLPKNAVLLASNNHEQNHAFRVGENAWGVQFHPEYDENVMRGYIKEVLKNNDEEKNRLLKKVKQSNYSNEIIKLFVNVVKASNY
- a CDS encoding tautomerase; protein product: MPHLQFEINKKVSDDSKEEFVNEIRKTFSEIMDTGVDHIAISIREYDKYSLTIGRASFTDDICLMNLDIREGRTIEKRRELALAYMEIVKENFGINQKNQYITFTEHKGEDFHLVEKYLASWETGEDPLA
- a CDS encoding NAD(P)-dependent oxidoreductase, whose amino-acid sequence is MKIGFIGLGNLGTAICSRLSSLGDELIVYNRNKDKIKDLPYKIVNTPKDILKECDVIFLCLFDSPAVENILSGENGILCDELKGKTIIDLTTNHYEDVLKFHKMVNDIGANYLENPVFGSVAPALSGALTVVSSGKTEVFENVKPILEKIAVEIFHLEAPSSATKMKLINNLCLGSFMATLAECTALAENCEIPKAKALQILGVGGGQSLVLKAKTQKLIDEDFSAHFSNNAINKDLHLLQDLAYNLKLPLYSAAIPKELFSKMKMMGKGEEDFSSIYQLFKK